AGTTGCTATTAGTCCAATCTGCTTCAGGTTACTCATACATTTTATGCTCCTTGCCATTTCTCTTGCTTTAGCCAAAGCTGGTAGTAAGAGTGATGCAAGCAGGGCTATAACGGCTATTACAACAAGCAACTCAATAAGCGTAAATCCGTTCAGTTTTCTATATAACCTTATCATCGTGGCTTTCCCTCCTCATTACATTATTTTACCAATAGTTTCAGCTATTTCTCTCTCAATACTACCAATTTTCATTAGAAAATTATAGCATCTATTTTTCTAATGATAGTTAATCATAGTCAAGGCAATTATCTCTGTCGCTTGAAAGACTTGTTTTAACTCTATATATTCTGTATCAGTATGTGCCTGAGCAATATTCCCAGGTCCAAAAACTACTATAGGAATACCGTTTGCTGAAAATACTCCACCATCTGAAAAATACGACACACCTCTTTTTTTAGTTCTACCAATCACACATTTCACATTATCAGATAATATATTTACAATATTCTCTTCTGGATCTGTCATAAGAGGTAAATGATATCTAACATCAGTTATTTCTACTTTTAATCTCTGAGCTTTATATTTTAGTTTCTTAATATTTTCCTTAATGTCTTTAAGAATTTTAGGCTGATCATCTGATGGTAAGGTACGAATATCTATCTCAATCCGGCAAGTTCCTGGGACTATATTAACCTTCTCTCCACCTCTAATCTTTCCCACATTTATAGTGGTGCTACCCAGAACAGAATCCTTTTTTCTATTTAATTTATCAGTCAATTCATTCTCAATAAACTGAATGACTCTATTCATTTTGTATATAGCATTCTCTCCTTTTTCAGGTGTTGAACTATGAGCTGA
This DNA window, taken from bacterium, encodes the following:
- a CDS encoding prepilin-type N-terminal cleavage/methylation domain-containing protein, whose amino-acid sequence is MIRLYRKLNGFTLIELLVVIAVIALLASLLLPALAKAREMARSIKCMSNLKQIGLIAT